GACCGCCTATCCAAACGTTTCAAGGAGGGAGCCTAAAACTACAAATTCCCTCTTCCCTTTCACATGCCATAAAAGCGCTGTGCGAGCAAGAAAATGCCACGCTGTATATGGTCATGATCACCGCGTTAAAGATATTGTTGCACCGTTACAGCGGGCAAAATGATATCCGGGTGGGAGTGCCCGTAGCGAACCGCAACCGCGTGGAAATGGAGAATCTGGTCGGCTTTTTTGTAAATACGTTGGTCCTCAAAACAGATGTTTCCGGCAATCGTAGCTTTAGAGAGCTGTTGTCACGTGTGAGAGAAACGGCGAACAGCGCATACAGGCATCAAGATGTACCGTTTGAACGACTAGTGGATGAATTGCAGCCTGAGCGTAATATGAGTCAAAATCCACTGTTTGAAGTCTGCTTTGTGTTGCAGAACTTTCCTATGCCGAAAAAATCGGACATGTCTGCATTAGGCTTTTCCTTGGTCAAATTTGAAGAGTTCCGTAACAACACATCCAAGTTTGACCTCTGGATTCAGGTTGTAGAAAAAGGGGATATCCTTGACCTAGACGTTGAGTTCAACTCCGATATTTTTAATGAATCGACAATCAGTCGCCTGTTAGAAAGCTTTACAATCGTGCTGGCAAGCATTGTTGCGAATCCGAACAAGCCGATTTCAGATTTGCCGATTTTGACCGCTGCTGAAGAGCAAAAGCTGTTGGTTGAATGGAACGATACGAAGACGTACTACCCACAGCAAGATAGGTGCCTTCATGAAATGATCGAAGCGCAGGCTGCCAAAACACCAGATGCGCCAGCCGTTATTTTTGAAGAGGCGCAACTCACTTACAAGGAATTGGATCAACGGGCGAATCAACTGGCTAACTATCTCCGAAAACAGGGCGTAAGAGCGGAAACGCTTGTGGGCATTTATATGGAGCGCTCCTTTGAGATGGTCATTGGGCTGTTAGGTATCCTCAAAGCAGGCGGCGCCTACGTTCCCCTAGATCCAAGCTATCCGCAAGATCGGGTTGCCTTTATGATCACGGATGCGAATCCTTCTTTCCTCTTGACTGCGGAAGGGCTGAAGAACACGCTCCCTGAATACGATGGACAACTAATTTGCCTCGATTCAGATTGGGAGACAATCAGCATGGAGAGCCATGTGGCGCCTGCAAGCGGAGTCAACAGCGACAATTTGGCGTACATGATTTACACCTCAGGTTCTACTGGTAAGCCAAAAGGTGCGATGAATGCTCATCGCGGTATCGTCAACAGACTTTTATGGATGCAGGAACAATATCAGCTGAATGAAACCGATCGGGTAATGCAAAAGACGCCTTTCAGCTTTGATGTGTCAGTATGGGAATTTTTCTGGCCGTTAATGACGGGCGCCTGCATGGTAGTAGCTCGTCCAGAAGGTCACAAAGATACAACATATCTGGCCCGTCTGATCAAAAAAGAGAAAATCACCACCATGCACTTTGTTCCTTCGATGCTTCAAGTATTCCTGGAGGAGACGGAAATTAGCGGCTGCGAAACGCTGCGACGAGTCATTTGCAGTGGGGAAGCCTTATCTTATTCAACGCAGGAGCGCTTTTTCGAGTGTCTCGATGCGGAATTGCACAACCTTTATGGTCCTACAGAAGCGGCGATTGATGTCACGTACTGGGTATGTCAAAAAGGAAGCAAGCTTAGATCCGTGCCGATTGGACGTCCTGTGGCGAACACCCAAATCTATCTGTTAGACGAGCACTTGAATCCTGTTCCCGTCGGTGTTGCTGGAGAGCTACACATCGGTGGTGTGCAACTGGCTCGCGGATACTATAACCGACCTGAGCTGACAGAAGAAAAATTCATCCCTGATCCATTCAGCAATAAAGAGGGAGCACGCCTTTATAAAACAGGTGACTTGGCACGTTACATGTCGGATGGAACAATCGAGTATCTGGGCCGAATTGATTTTATGGTCAAATTAAGAGGGTTCCGTATCGAGTTGGGTGAGATTGAAGCTGTATTAGATGAACATCCACATGTACAAAAAGCGGCTGTGATCGTTCATGAATCCGAGCAGAGACCAGGGCATAAGCAGTTGGTATCTTATATCGTGCCAGATTCACAGTCCAAGGAAAAATTGAAAAAGGCAACAGTAGAAGAAGCACTTCCTGCGGAACAGGTATCAGAATGGCAGGATGTCTTTGATAAAGCCTATGATGATGAAAATAAATATGAGGCCGATTTCAACATTACCAGCTGGAACAGCAGTTATACGGGTCAGCCTCTTTTAGCGGAAGAAATGCGTGAATGGGTCAATTCGACGGTTGATCGTATCCTTGCCTTGCAACCGAAAAAGGTACTCGAAATCGGGTGCGGTACAGGGCTGTTGTTATCCCGAATTGCGCCTCATTGTGAACAATATTGGGGAACGGATTTTTCGTCGATGGCGTTGGATTATATTACTGCGAATCTGATCAACCAAAGAGAGGATTTATCCAATGTCACCCTGCGTAAGAGCTATGCGGATGATTTTAGTGGACTAAAGGGACAGAAGTTCGATGTGATCGTGCTCAACTCTGTCGTGCAGTATTTCCCAGATGCGAGCTACCTGTTGGATGTGCTGAAAAAGGCCATAAACGCCATGAATGACAAAGGAGCAATCTTTGTCGGTGATGTTCGTAATCTCTCTTTACTGCAAACCTTCCTTACTGAGGTGGAGATGGAAAAGTCACCAGCGACGTTGACCACCGATCAATTGCAGCGCCGCGTGCAGAAGCGAATGAGACAAGAGCAGGAGCTGGTTATAGACCCAGCCTTTTTCTATGCGCTTCAAGAGCAGCTGCATCAAATCAGCCATGTAGAAATCAAGTTGAAACGTGGAAGTCATCCTAATGAATTAACTCGCTATCGTTATGATGTGGTTCTTCATCTCGGCAAAAAAGTGCAGCCAATAGAGGACTTTTCATGGCTGGATTGGCATGAGGAGCGATTCCAAAATATTGATGGACTTCGTCAAATCATGACCAAGTATAAACCGCAAATCTTAGGTCTTACGAATATCCCTAATCTGCGGTTGGACAGGGCGAATCGATACCAGTCATTGCTTGCTGACAGAGATGTTCTCAAAACGGTGGAAGAACTGAGAACGGATCAGAACCATCCAGGCACTGGAATAGACCCTGAAGACCTTTGGAAGTTGGGGGCTGAGCTTCGATACAGTGTGGATATCGCTTGGATGGGTGATAGAGAAGATGGCAACTATGAAGCTGTGCTCAGACCTGAGCATTTACTCGAAAAAAGACAGCGTAACACAGTGGTCACCGCGTGGCACCGTCCAGCGAAAAACTACCAGCCGATCGAAACGTATGCGAACGATCCTTTGACAGACAGAGTTGCTCGCCAGTTCATTCCAGAGCTGCGCAGTTATTTACGGGATAAGCTGCCAGATTACATGGTTCCGTCTATCTTTGAGTTTATCAAGGAAATGCCAGTGAACATGAATGGAAAATTGGATCGCAAAGCGCTTCCTACGCCGCTTATGGAAGTGCCAGAGATGGAGGGAGATTTTGTACCACCGACGACGGAGACGGAAAAAATTCTTGCCGATGTCTGGGCTGAAATACTGGGCTTGGATAAGGTTGGCATACATAATAGCTTCTTCGGATTAGGTGGCGACTCCATTCATACCATTCGAGTGGTTGCGAGAGCAAAACAACACGGTTTGGAATTAACTCCACAGCAAATTTTCCAATTCCAGACCATAGCTGAACTGGCAGAGGTTGCAGGTGAGGCTTCCACCCAAAATGCGAAGCGAACGACAACAGTAGTAGAGTTACCAACTCTTGAGAAACATCAGCTGGATAGCATAAAAGTAGACAATCCATACATGGAGGATGTATATCCGCTGACGATTATGCAAGAGAATATGCTTTATCGATACAAGCATCATCCAGAGCCTGGTTTGAATGTGGTTCATCATGCTTTTCGCATAGAGGGAGGCCCTTTCCACGTATCTGCTTTTGAGCAGGCATGGCAGCATCTCATCCAACAATTCCCTGCATTGCGAACCTCCTTCATCTGGGAAGAGCTGGATGAACCGATGCAGATCGTGCATGAGAAAGTGGATATCCACATCAAACAGGAAGATTGGCGTGGCATTCCGGAAGAAAATCAACATGAACAATTGCAATCCTATATTCAAAAGCTGAGACAACAAGGATTTGTGATGGGCCAAGCACCACATGCGCATCTTGCTCTGCTTCAAGTAGGAGAGGATGTCTACTACTTTATTTATGTCTTCAACCTGATGTTGCAGGATGGCTGGAGCTATACGTTGATCGTTAAGAGACTATTCGAATATTATCAAGCGTTTTCCCAAGGGAAGGCGATTGATATTGTTCCTGTATATCCTTACCGGGATTATGTTGCGCTACAAAAACAGCAGGACTTAACAGATGCCGAGCTGTTTTGGAAGAAGAATCTGAATGGAATGACCAGCTCCACTCTTGAATGGGCGCAAACGAGCAGGAATAATATTTCTGCCGAAGAGTCTCCCTATTCTCAAGAAAGGTTCATCGTATCGCCAGAAGTCTCCGCGGCGTTGTTATCCTTGTCCAAAAAGTACCATCTGACGCCATATACATTGGTACAAGGGGCTTGGGCATTGCTGCTCCATCATTACAGCGGCAAGGAAGACGTTGTATTTGGTACGATCTTTTCCGGCCGCAGCATAGCGATGATGGAAGTCGAGCATTCTGTCGGGCTTTTCTTCAATATTCTGCCCATTCGCGTGAGCATCGAGCAAAACATGAGGTTCTTGTCTTGGCTCCAAAACATGCAGTCCAAGGTAGTAGAGACGAGTCAGTACGAATACACGCCACTGAAAAATATATACGAGTGGTGCGATATTCCACGAGATCGTCTTTTATTTGACAGCTATCTGGTAAGCGAACAGCTCCCAGATTTCTCTTCTGTCTTTAGAGGTTTTAATGATGTCCTCGGAGCTACCATCTATGATTCCATCGCTCAGACGGAGCATCCATTACGAGTGGAAATCCTTTTCTATGAACAAGTGCTAGTCCTGCATATCAACTATTATCGACGTTTCTTCAACGATAAGGAGATTAGCAGTATGTTGCAGCACTTGAATGATCTTTTAGAAGGATTGGTAGCAAACCCAGAGCAAAAGGTAAGCGAGCTAGTCCAAGTTATAAAGTATCATCCCCAACACTAAATTTGCGAACAAGAGGAGAGGTTAGTATGTGTGGAATTGTGGGATGGCTTGATTGGGATGACGATTTGTCATCCCAGCATGCTATTTTGCACAAAATGGCTCAAGCGATCCAACATCGCGGGCCAGACGAAGAGGGATATTGGTTGTCTCCCCGGGCAGCGATTGCGCATCGGCGCCTGATCGTGATCGACCCAGAAGGCGGCAAGCAGCCAATGATCTACCGAGAAGGAGATCAGACGTGCGTCTTATCGTTTAATGGCGAAATCTATAATTATTTGGAACTGCGCCGCCAATTAGAGATGCTTGGACACTCCTTTCAAACCAATTCTGACACGGAAGTATTACTGCACGCTTTTTTGGAATGGAGAGAGGAATGTGTCCGTTATCTCAATGGAATTTTTGCATTCGCCATTTGGGACGAAAAAAATCATCGATTGTTTTTAGCGCGTGACCACTTAGGTGTAAAACCATTATTTTATTGCCAACGAGGGAGCTCGTTCTTGTTCGGCTCCGAACTGAAAGCCTTGCTCGCCCATCCAAAAGTGAAGCCTGAAGTAGAAGCGGATGGGTTAGCAGATATTATCGGACTTGGTCCGGCGAGAACGCCTGGATTCGGTATTTTCCGCAATGTAAATGAGGTTCGAGCTGGACATTGTGTAACAGTCACGAAGGATCAAATCAGGACAAGGCCATACTGGAAACTTGAGAGCAAGGTGCATACCGATGATATGGATACAACGACAGAAAGAATACGCGCACTGTTACAAGACACGGTACAACGCCAGTTAATCTCTGACCTGCCTTTAGTTAGTATGCTGTCTGGCGGTTTGGACTCTAGTGGCTTGGTGGCTTTAGCTGCTGAAGAGCTAAGTAAAAAAGGGAAGACGTTGCAAACCTATTCGGTTGATTTTGTTGACAATGATCAGCATTTTGAAGAAGGGTTGCTGCACATTAGCTTGGATGCACCATGGGCGAAATCAGTCTCAGAGCATGTACAAACGAGGCATCAAGAGATTACCTTCAACGCTCAAGATCTGATTACTCATTTTCATATGCCAATGAGAGCGCGTGATCTCCCGGGATTAGGGGAGACGGATACCTCGCTCTATTTGTTCTGCCGGGAAATGAAGAAAAAAGCGACCGTCTCGCTATCAGGTGAATCGGCAGACGAAGTGTTTAACGGGTATCCTTGGTTTCAGAAGGAGAAATTCTTGAATTCAGGCAAATTCCCTTGGATGGAGCATGACGGGTGGAGTTCATTTTTAAATGAAGAAGCCATTGAAAGGATTCGCCCACAAGAATATCTTCGCAGGCGGTATGAAGAAGGGATTGCAGAGGTACATCCTTTGGAAGGGGAGACAGCATTGGAAGCGCAACAGCGCAAAATGTCGTACCTCTTTATCACACGTTTTCTTCCGTTGCTATTGGATCGCAAGGATCGAATGAGCATGTATACGGGGTTTGAAGTACGTGTTCCCTATTGTGATTACCGTCTGGTTGAATATTTATGGAATGTTCCATGGAAAGTAAAAAATATTGATCAAATCGAAAAAGGCTTGCTTCGCAGAGCATACAAAGGATATTTGCCGCATGAAGTATTGTACCGCAACAAAAGCGCATATCCGATGACCTATCATCCAGAGTATTACCATGCGATTTTGGACCATATGAAACAAATTTTAGCGAACCCTAATTCGCCTCTACTACCATTGATTAATAAGTCTGTGATCCAATTTGTACTGGATGGAAAAGCACCTATGAATCTAGCTCAATCAACGAAGCTGATCGAATACCTCGTCCAAATAAATATGTGGTTAGAGGAATACAAGGTTTCCATTCGATAGAAGCCCTAAGATTTGCTGATAAAAAGGACAGTCAGGATGCTTATTCCTGACTGTTTTTCTTTCAAAAATTGTAGTTGAAGGGATGTGTAGGAAATGAATGTCAGTGAGGCAAATCAGAATATGGCAATCCCACAACGACTGCCTGCAAACGGAAGTGACAGGTTTAATTACATGGTCAGCTATCTTTCCGATTGCCAACTTCAAATGGTGCTGGAAATGGACGGACAGGTGAATCAACAGCGATTGCTTCAAGCGATGGAGGCAAGCACCATTGCGGAACCTATCATTGGTTGCCGTTTTATAAAAGATCCAGTCCGCCCCAATTGGGAGCGACGCAGCGATTTGGCGTCAAGCGGTTGGTGTTCCTTGCAACTTCTCAGTGAGTCCGATTCCGTAGAGAAAGCCATACAGGAGTGGCTGTCGAGCCCAATAGACATCGATGCTGATGCGATGGTCAAAATTCGCATTCTGCGGACCTCGACCAAAGATATCATTTGCATCAAATTGAATCATTTATGCAGTGATGGTGCAGGATTGATAGAGTATGTTCACCTGCTAGCTTCGCTATATAGTGAGCTTGCCAAAAACCCTCGCTACGTTCCCGAGTCAAACCCTGAGGGTAGGGATCAGAGCCGTTTGTTCAAGGAGATGGGTATCCCAAATGGCGGGATGCAGCAAGCTCCAGAACCCCAGGGACCAACACTTCCTTTTACGCCTGGAGAACCAGCTAAAAGGAGACAAGCCATTCGCAGAATTCCGCGCGAAGAGTGGCTAGAGCTGGCGCAAGGATTTAAACAAAAAGGGTTTACAGTAAATGATGTGTTATTGGCTGGCTACATGCGAGCTTTATATCAACAAATGAAGAATGTTCCAGCTGAGCAGGTCAAAGTCATGGTGACGGTTAATGTAAGAAAATTCTTACCCACGGGGAAGGCGGACGCGATTTACAACTTGTCTGGTGTTGTTCACGCCTCCATGAATCAAGCAGCAGGGACATTTGCAGATAAGGTGAAAGAAGTGGCGGAATTCATGAAGAGTCAACGCGATAACAAAGAGATTCTGCATGATGCGGTAAACACGTTTGCCTTTGTGGAAAATTTTGAGTTTCAACAGACATTGAAGATCATACAGGATGTAAGAAAACAAATCGTAGCAGATGGAAACAGCACTCCAATATTATCAAATTTTGGTATGATTGGTACTAGTCAGATAGCATTCGATGATGTGAAAGTCGCAGGTGCGTACATCGTATCTCCAGCCTATTACGCACCAGGACTGATGCTTGGAGTCAGTACGTATCAAGATTGCATAACCCTCAACATTTCCTTCTTTGAATCGAACACAGACATTGGGTTAATAGAAAAACTCCTGGATACCATGGTAGAAGAAATCAAGTCATACCGAGAGTAGCCAGCTTACAGCAATTACCTACCCATTTAGATAAGGAGTGAATGAAATGAATAAAGTAGTATTCCCTAATGAAATATCAGGTGCCGAGAATCTGCAACAACAGTTCGAACCCTACGGCTGGTATGCAGAAATGAGAAAAAATAGCCCGGTACATTACGACGAAAAGCAACAGGTTTGGAACGTATTTCTGTATTCGGATGTAGAGCGTGTGCTGACCGATTATCACCTCTTTTCAAGCGATACAGGCAAACGAATCGCTGGTTCCCTCGCATTGAAAGAAAAGGGGATCACAGAGATGGACCCACCTGATCACGGAAAAAGGAGAGCTCTCTATACAAAGGCATTCTCAACCAGAACACTCCAGGAGTGGGAGCCGCGTATTCAAGAAATTTCACGTCATTTGCTAGAGGAAGTAAAAGAAAAGCAAAGCATCAAAATTTTAGGTGATCTCGCAACCCCGATGCCGGTAATTGTCATTGCCGATTTGCTCGGTGTACCGTCCAGTGATTGGATGCTGTTCAAACAATGGTCCGATGTTCTCATCTCTTCCGGGACCCGCGAAACGTATGAGGATATTAACCTCAAAAAGGAAGAAATCATGAAGGAAATGGCCGTTTATCTCTCTCCGATCATTCAAGAAAAAAGAGAGAACCCGGCAAAAGATTTCCTTTCCGATTTAACGCAAACAGAATATAAAGGCCAAAAACTATCTGACCGCGAGATTATTGATATTGCAATCAGCTTGCTGCTTGCCGGAAATGTAACGACAAGTACGCTCTTGTTTAGTGTTTTCTACTGCTTTTTACTGGATCGACCAGGCGTCTATCGTGAATTAAGAGAGAATCCGCAACTAGTAGATCAAGCAATCGAGGAAGTATTGCGCTTCCGTCCGCCAGCACAGGTTTTGATGCGCAAGGTTCAAGAAGATACGGATATGTTCGGAAGTCTGATGAAAAAAGGCGAAATCGTCATGGCATGGCTCGGTTCTGCCAATCGTGATGAAAATACCTTTGCACAGGGAGATCAATTCGATATCCATCGACCTAATAGCAACAAGCATTTATCCTTTGGAAAGGGCTGCCACTTATGCCTGGGCGCACCACTATCCAGGCTGGAAGCAAAGGTGATGCTAACAGAAATGATCAAGTGCTACTCAGACATCTCAATCGGCGGCTTTGACAACGATCTGATTCTCAATGTAACGAGAGGCTAATCCTATCGTTTGCCCGTTTTCGTTTCTAAAAAAGCAGTTGAGCAGGAAGGTTATCCCTGTTCAACTGCTTTTTTTATTTGGAGAGAAGGAAAATAGAATTCCATACTTTTCAATACTTATCTTTCCGAATCAACAAATAAACAATCAACCCTATAAGCGGAAAAAACAAGGAAGCAACAAGCCCGATGATAGCGAATTCCTTGCTATTCCCTCGTCTCCTTGCATCGCGGTATACCCAAATACTGATGACAATGTTAATGATGTTTAAAAATAAGATTATTAGTAACGGGAGGAACACAATAAAGCTAGAGGGAGCATCGCCTACTTGAACCAAAGGATCACCTGCTTTTAAATGTTTTCAAGACTTTCCCAATTATATAAAAGGATGAGGGAATTGTGAAATCTATTTATGAGCCATTTTCGTAACGATCACCGGGATGGAAACTTCCCCCGAACCTCCTCCAAAAAAGCCTGCACCGCCGGGGACAAATAACGATTTTTCATATACGCCAAATAAACCGTCCGCTCCAGCGCAGGCGAATCAATCGTTTTCCGAACAAGCGAAGCATCTGTTGATCCAGACAAATAGTTCTCCGGGATAATCGTAACCCCGAGATTCTCCCTCACTAACGTTAACGCAGTTTCAAATCGCTCAATCTCAAATTTGATTTGCGGGTTGACTTGTTCAAACGAAAAGGCCGTTAGAATATCCTCCCTCGTCTGAAATCCCTCTGTACTAATGATGAATGGCTCACTAGCTAAGTCTTTCAATCGAACCGATTCCTTTTGCGCAAGTGGATGATCCTTGTGCAGCACCAGCATTAAGCGCTCATCATACAGGGGAAATAATTCGATATCTTCTTCATCGATGAATTGGTTGGTTATGAGTAAATGCGTATGATACTTCCGCAGTGATTCCTTTACAGCTTTCCCGCTCAACACCTCGATTAGCTTGATGTTAATAGAGGGAAAACGTCCCTGATATCCGCGAATGACTTTTGGAATCCAATGCTTCACGGACTCAATGATGCCGATGATGAGATCTCCGCTGCCAGTCAGCTTTACTTCTTCCATCTCTTTTTTCAACATGTTCATTTGGGAAAGAAGCAACAACGATTTCTGATACAAAATTTTACCAGCATCCGTCAATTCCATTTTTCTTGTGTTTCTCTCGAGCAGTGGAGAGCCGACTTCTTGCTCCAGATTTTTAATCGCATTACTTAAGGAAGGCTGTGAAATATGCAGTTTTTGTGCGGCTTTGGAGTAGCTCAACTGATCACAAACTGTCACAAAATAGTGCAAATGTTTGATGTCCAACTGGATCGCCTACCCTTATTTATAGCTTTAAGCTATCAATTTATTTAAATTATATATTAGAAATAATAAGTTTGTCATTATATAATCAATAAACAAAAGGTTCAGAAAGGATGAATAGCTTGCCAAAGAATGTATCAGCAGATTTGTGGACCGGCCGGACTGACCATACGGAGAGACGAAGCAGTTTTCGCTATCATCAGATTGTAGAAATAACGGACTTGGATATATTGCAAGCTGCTAAGGATCGTACAGTCGCCATCATTGGGTTTGAATGTGAAGAGGGAGTGAGGCGCAATCAAGGACGATTAGGTGCAGCCAAAGCTCCAAACGCAATTCGGCAAGCGCTTGCAAGCCTTCCTTGGAAGGTGGAGGAAGGAAAACGGATTGTTGATGTGGGGAATGTTGCTTGTCCAAACGAAGAGCTAGAAGCTGCCCAGGAAGAATTGGGGAACGCCGTCTCTGCAATCTTTTCCAAAGCTATGACGCCCATTATTTTAGGTGGAGGCCATGAGACATTGTATGGTCATTACCTAGGTGTCCGAAAGCATATTGGAAAAGAGGCTTCCTTGGGAATCATCAATATTGACGCTCACTTCGATCTACGTTCCTATGAAGTTCAGCCTTCATCGGGGACGATGTTTCGGCAAATACTAGAGCATGACAAAAATAGCAGCTATTTTGTGTTGGGGATTCAGCGTTTCGGAAATACGCAGGAGCTATTTGATAAAGCAGACGAGCTCGGTGTCCGTTATGTGTATGAAGAAGAGATGACAGACGCACGAATGGATGAAATTACTTTATCTGTAAGCGAATTCATCGAGAAACACGATCATGTCATGCTAACGCTATGTACAGATGTATTAAACGCAGCTTTTGCACCGGGAGTAAGTGCTCCATCTCCTTTTGGCCTTACACCAATGGTTGTTCGTACTTTGATCCGTACCGTTGCCGCTCATAAGAAAACGCTTTCTTTTGATATTTGTGAAGTGAATCCGATTTTAGATGAAAACGGAAGAACAGTAAAGTTAGGTGCTTACTTGACGAATGAAGCCATCATGGGATTACTAGAGAACTAAGGGGAGACAACTATGACGTTAGCACTTAATCAAGTAACGACGATTTTTCTCGCAGTAGCACTTCTCGTATTAGGTACATTCCTCGTAAGAAAGGCTAGTTTCTTGCAAAAGTTTTGTATCCCGGCACCAGTGGTTGGGGGCTTGTTGTTCGCTGTCATTGCAACGGCTTTGAAAGCGACCGGAATTTTACAAATTACATTGGATACTTCCTTGCAAAGCTTGTTCATGCTCACGTTCTTTACTACCGTTGGATTGGGAGCGAGCTTTAAGCTGATCAAGCTTGGCGGTAAGCTGCTCGTTATTTACTGGATCGCCTGTGGATTTCTGGCTTTGGCACAAAACGTAATTGGTGTGTCTTTGGCTTCAGTATTCGGCATTCATCCATTGATTGGGATGATGGCAGGGGCTGTTTCCATGGAAGGTGGACATGGAGCGGCTGGCGCTTTTGGACAAACGCTTGAGGACATGGGCATTCAATCTGCGTTGGCGGTTGGGATCGCAGCAGCTACCTTTGGTCTCGTAGCAGGGGGCTTGGTTGGCGGACCCACTGTGAAATATTTGATTACCAAATACGATCTGAAGCCGACGGAAACGGAAGAAGTAGTAGAGACAGTAGAAGAAAAAGGACAACCAATTAACTCGAATACCTTCTTCATCCAAGTCCTGTTGATTACATTCTGTATGGCATTGGGAACGTATTTGGGAGAGCTGTTCTCGACTGCAACCGGATTTGTTTTGCCAGGATATGTGGGAGCGATGTTTGTAGCGGTGATTGTCCGTAACATCGTAGACAAGCTCAATCCAAAGGCAATCGACATGAAGAGCATCAACCTGATCAGTGACGTGACGCTCGGAATCTTCCTGTCCATGGCACTGATGAGTATTAAGCTGTGGGAAGTTGCAGATCTTGCGCTTCCAATGCTAGTCACCGTGTTTGTTCAAGTAGTATTCATCGTTTTGTTTGGGATTTTCGTCCTGTTCCGTTTGCTTGGCAAAAACTACGACGCCGCAGTCATGGTCGCAGGCTTTACAGGACATGGTCTGGGCGCTACACCAAACGCAATGGCGAATATGGCGGCAGTAACAGGAAGATTTGGTCCTTCGAGAAAAGCATACCTAGTCGTTCCGATCGTAGGTGCCTTCCTGATTGACGTGTTCGCGATGCCGATCATTATTACCACGATTAATTTGTTTAAATAAAGACGATTCAAAAATCCCTTCATGCTGGAGAAAGTCGAGCTGGAGGGATTTTTTGTGCTTATGTTCACTCTGACCTACTATCTACGCCTAGAATTCTACAAATAATAGAAAGAAAAGGAAATGATTTCTTGACTGTTCGCATCTTGTTTGTATATATTTATATAAGAACGTACGTTCTTGTTTTGGTATCTTTGCAAATACAATTTCACCCAAAAACACAAATTTAAGGGTGGAGATGTGGAATTCCGGTTTGGTAAGAGACAGCAGGAAGGGGCTGAAAAGGGGCATCAACTCAGAGGCAAATTTGAGGCACTGGTGCAGAGCCAAAGTTTGCACAAGTAGAAGCTAATACAAAATTATTTATTTTATTTTTGCGAAAATTGTAACCTATTGTCATTTTTTGCGTATTAATTGGCAGAAACAACCAAAAAGTAGAAAATGTGGAGGGAAGAAGAATGAGAGAACTTCATGCTGATGTG
This genomic stretch from Brevibacillus sp. DP1.3A harbors:
- a CDS encoding cytochrome P450, with product MNKVVFPNEISGAENLQQQFEPYGWYAEMRKNSPVHYDEKQQVWNVFLYSDVERVLTDYHLFSSDTGKRIAGSLALKEKGITEMDPPDHGKRRALYTKAFSTRTLQEWEPRIQEISRHLLEEVKEKQSIKILGDLATPMPVIVIADLLGVPSSDWMLFKQWSDVLISSGTRETYEDINLKKEEIMKEMAVYLSPIIQEKRENPAKDFLSDLTQTEYKGQKLSDREIIDIAISLLLAGNVTTSTLLFSVFYCFLLDRPGVYRELRENPQLVDQAIEEVLRFRPPAQVLMRKVQEDTDMFGSLMKKGEIVMAWLGSANRDENTFAQGDQFDIHRPNSNKHLSFGKGCHLCLGAPLSRLEAKVMLTEMIKCYSDISIGGFDNDLILNVTRG
- a CDS encoding condensation domain-containing protein; its protein translation is MNVSEANQNMAIPQRLPANGSDRFNYMVSYLSDCQLQMVLEMDGQVNQQRLLQAMEASTIAEPIIGCRFIKDPVRPNWERRSDLASSGWCSLQLLSESDSVEKAIQEWLSSPIDIDADAMVKIRILRTSTKDIICIKLNHLCSDGAGLIEYVHLLASLYSELAKNPRYVPESNPEGRDQSRLFKEMGIPNGGMQQAPEPQGPTLPFTPGEPAKRRQAIRRIPREEWLELAQGFKQKGFTVNDVLLAGYMRALYQQMKNVPAEQVKVMVTVNVRKFLPTGKADAIYNLSGVVHASMNQAAGTFADKVKEVAEFMKSQRDNKEILHDAVNTFAFVENFEFQQTLKIIQDVRKQIVADGNSTPILSNFGMIGTSQIAFDDVKVAGAYIVSPAYYAPGLMLGVSTYQDCITLNISFFESNTDIGLIEKLLDTMVEEIKSYRE
- a CDS encoding LysR family transcriptional regulator, whose translation is MDIKHLHYFVTVCDQLSYSKAAQKLHISQPSLSNAIKNLEQEVGSPLLERNTRKMELTDAGKILYQKSLLLLSQMNMLKKEMEEVKLTGSGDLIIGIIESVKHWIPKVIRGYQGRFPSINIKLIEVLSGKAVKESLRKYHTHLLITNQFIDEEDIELFPLYDERLMLVLHKDHPLAQKESVRLKDLASEPFIISTEGFQTREDILTAFSFEQVNPQIKFEIERFETALTLVRENLGVTIIPENYLSGSTDASLVRKTIDSPALERTVYLAYMKNRYLSPAVQAFLEEVRGKFPSR
- the hutG gene encoding formimidoylglutamase — translated: MNSLPKNVSADLWTGRTDHTERRSSFRYHQIVEITDLDILQAAKDRTVAIIGFECEEGVRRNQGRLGAAKAPNAIRQALASLPWKVEEGKRIVDVGNVACPNEELEAAQEELGNAVSAIFSKAMTPIILGGGHETLYGHYLGVRKHIGKEASLGIINIDAHFDLRSYEVQPSSGTMFRQILEHDKNSSYFVLGIQRFGNTQELFDKADELGVRYVYEEEMTDARMDEITLSVSEFIEKHDHVMLTLCTDVLNAAFAPGVSAPSPFGLTPMVVRTLIRTVAAHKKTLSFDICEVNPILDENGRTVKLGAYLTNEAIMGLLEN
- the asnB gene encoding asparagine synthase (glutamine-hydrolyzing); translation: MCGIVGWLDWDDDLSSQHAILHKMAQAIQHRGPDEEGYWLSPRAAIAHRRLIVIDPEGGKQPMIYREGDQTCVLSFNGEIYNYLELRRQLEMLGHSFQTNSDTEVLLHAFLEWREECVRYLNGIFAFAIWDEKNHRLFLARDHLGVKPLFYCQRGSSFLFGSELKALLAHPKVKPEVEADGLADIIGLGPARTPGFGIFRNVNEVRAGHCVTVTKDQIRTRPYWKLESKVHTDDMDTTTERIRALLQDTVQRQLISDLPLVSMLSGGLDSSGLVALAAEELSKKGKTLQTYSVDFVDNDQHFEEGLLHISLDAPWAKSVSEHVQTRHQEITFNAQDLITHFHMPMRARDLPGLGETDTSLYLFCREMKKKATVSLSGESADEVFNGYPWFQKEKFLNSGKFPWMEHDGWSSFLNEEAIERIRPQEYLRRRYEEGIAEVHPLEGETALEAQQRKMSYLFITRFLPLLLDRKDRMSMYTGFEVRVPYCDYRLVEYLWNVPWKVKNIDQIEKGLLRRAYKGYLPHEVLYRNKSAYPMTYHPEYYHAILDHMKQILANPNSPLLPLINKSVIQFVLDGKAPMNLAQSTKLIEYLVQINMWLEEYKVSIR